From Paenarthrobacter sp. A20:
TCATGTGCGCGAAATTGCCGCCTACGCTGACGGCGTGATCGTCGGAACCGCCCTGGTGGCGGCCCTCCGCGATGGCGGCGTGGACGCCGTCGGGCAACTCACCAAGAACCTCAGCGCCGGCCTGGGCCGCGCCGCTGCAGAAGCCTAGGAAAAGGAAACAGCGAAGCGAATGCAGACCGTCCTCCACGCAGCGGCAATGGTCCCCATTAGTATCCCGAGCCCTTCGTGGTCCGGTTTCGACATTCCGCTCCCGTGGGGGACGTTGCGTATCCACGCCTACGCCCTCTGCATCCTGGCGGGCATCATCGTTGGCCTGTGGCTGACATCGGCCAGGTGGAAGCGCCGCGGCGCTCCCGAAGGAAGCCTGTGGGATATCGCCATCTGGGCTATTCCCTTCGGCATCATCGGTGGTCGCCTCTACCACGTGTTCTCCTCGCCTGACGCGTACTTTGGTCCTGGCTTTGATGGCACTGGCGACCTCTCGCTGATTCCACAGATCCAACGCGGCGGTCTGGGCATTTGGGGTGCCGTTGTCCTCGGTGCGGTAGGTGCCTGGATTGGTTGCCGGCGTGCCGGCGTCAAGCTGACGGCCTTCCTGGATGCAGCAGCGCCGGGGCTCCTGCTGGCCCAGGCAATCGGACGCCTGGGGAACTGGTTCAACCAGGAACTCTTCGGGGCGCCGACCACCCTGCCGTGGGGACTTGAAATTGATCCCGCCAACGCGAATTTCCCGGCGGACATGGCTGCGGATACGCTCTTCCACCCGACGTTCCTTTACGAGATGTTGTGGAACCTCGCAGGCGTGGCCATTCTGCTGTTGCTGGACAAGAAGTTCCACTTCCGCTGGGGACGGCTCTTCTGGCTGTACGCCGTGTACTACACCCTGGGCCGCGTATGGATTGAGGCCCTGCGCATCGACGATGCCGAACAGATCAACCTGCTTGGCATTACCACCCGGCTCAATGTGTGGACAAGCATCTTTGTCTTCATTGCGGCCCTGGCCATCTTCTTTATCCTGGGTCGGCGAGGCCGGCCTGTCCCCGATACCCCTTATTTGGCGGGGCGGGAGCCGGAAGAGAAGAAGGAAAATGAGCCTGTTCCGGTGACGAGCGTCACCAGTCATGATGTGGACGCATCTGTCTCAGATACTGGTTCGCGTGGTAATCTCCCTGATAACCAAAGCGATTCGGGCCACGTTGACGAGCCGCAGGAAACAGCAGGGAAACCGGAAAAGGACACTGCGTCCACCACGGATTCCACACCTGCTGCAACTGCCGCAAGGAAGGCCCCCGGATCCACACCGGATGAAGGCGACACCAAGTAGCCGCATCCGGTAAAGGGGCAACAGAGTCACCGCTCGTAGGGCCCAGTCCACAGCGTCGTGGCACCCCGGAAACCGGACCGCAGCATACCGATGTTCACTGGTCAAGCCGGGGCCAGAGGTCTGCGTAACTGTTCGTTGCGCTGGATCGGCTGGCCTACAATTCCAATTACTAGCGCTTTGTTGTGCCCGTCACAGGGCAGGCAAGGTGGGGCCAACGTTGTCCCTTCCATACGCACGATCTCGAGGAAGGACGTCTCCCATGACCCATCTTCATAACCCCGGTTGGTCCGAAAATATCGAACCTCAGGGTGCCATGTCTCCGTTCAAGCGCTTTGCTGCGCTCCCGGAGGCCCAGGGTCTTTACAACCCTGATAAGGAGAAGGACGCCTGCGGCCTGGCTATTATTGCCACGCTCCGCGGGGAACCGGGATACGACATCGTGGAAGCGGCACTGACCGCCCTCCGCAATCTCGAACACCGCGGCGCCGTGGGCGCCGATGAAGGTACTGGCGACGGTGCGGGCCTGCTGATGCAGGTTCCGGACGAGTTCTTCAGGGCCGTCACAGAATTCGAACTGCCTGCTCCCGGCCAGTACGTGGTGGGCACCGCCTTCCTTCCTGCCGAGTCCCGCGAAGCAGAAAACGCCAAGGCCGGCATTGAAGCCCTTGCAGCTGACGAGGGACTGACTGTCCTTGGCTGGCGTGAGGTTCCCGTGGTCGCTGACCTCGTGGGTGCCATGGCCCGGGCGTGTATGCCCTACTTCTCCCAGCCGTTCTTTGCCTCCGCCACCGGCGAGCAGCTCGAACACAACGAGCTGGACTCCCGTGCCTGGCGAATCCGCAAGCGTGCCCAGAACAAATTCGGCGTCTACTTCCCGTCGCTGTCCTCCCGCACCATCGTGTACAAGGGCATGCTGACCACCGCTCAGTTGGAGCCCTTCTACCCGGACCTCTCGGACAAGCGCTTCAAGACCAAGCTCGCGATCGTCCACTCGCGCTTTTCCACCAACACGTTCCCGTCGTGGCCTTTGGCGCAGCCTTTCCGCACCATCGCCCACAACGGTGAGATCAACACGGTCAAGGGAAACCGCAACTGGATGCGTGCCCGCCAGTCGCAGCTGGCCAGCCCTCTGCTGGGCTCTGTTCCCGAAGAGCTGTACCCGATCTGCACCCCCGGCGCCTCTGACTCCGCGTCCTTCGACGAGGTAGCGGAACTGCTCTGGCTCTCCGGGCGTCCGATCACGCACTCGATCATGATGATGATCCCCGAAGCGTGGGAGAACCACGCCACCATGGATCCTGCCCGCCGTGCGTTCTACGAATACCACTCGCTGCTCATGGAGCCCTGGGACGGTCCCGCTGCAGTCTCGTTCACTGACGGCAACCTCGTGGGCGCAACGCTGGACCGCAATGGCCTGCGCCCGGGACGCTACTGGATCACTGAAGACGGACTGATCATCTTCGCATCCGAAGTTGGCGTGATCGAAGTTGAGCCTTCCAACGTGGTCAAGAAGGGC
This genomic window contains:
- the lgt gene encoding prolipoprotein diacylglyceryl transferase codes for the protein MQTVLHAAAMVPISIPSPSWSGFDIPLPWGTLRIHAYALCILAGIIVGLWLTSARWKRRGAPEGSLWDIAIWAIPFGIIGGRLYHVFSSPDAYFGPGFDGTGDLSLIPQIQRGGLGIWGAVVLGAVGAWIGCRRAGVKLTAFLDAAAPGLLLAQAIGRLGNWFNQELFGAPTTLPWGLEIDPANANFPADMAADTLFHPTFLYEMLWNLAGVAILLLLDKKFHFRWGRLFWLYAVYYTLGRVWIEALRIDDAEQINLLGITTRLNVWTSIFVFIAALAIFFILGRRGRPVPDTPYLAGREPEEKKENEPVPVTSVTSHDVDASVSDTGSRGNLPDNQSDSGHVDEPQETAGKPEKDTASTTDSTPAATAARKAPGSTPDEGDTK